The following proteins are encoded in a genomic region of Tenacibaculum sp. 190524A05c:
- a CDS encoding endonuclease/exonuclease/phosphatase family protein, whose protein sequence is MKYSREQLLTIAFYNVENLFDTIDDPFTNDDKYTAKGERKWTHKRYRRKLKKISYVISQIGKKVSKETPVIVGLVEVENTRVLEDLVAQKDLRNHGYRYVHFDSKDERGIDTALLYRAQFFEPVSSKKFQFNFLDEDGTKDHTRDVLLVSGFLNEELVHIIVNHWPSRREGEEETRPKRIQAAKVVQKAVEEIRSKDSEAKIIIMGDFNDNPDSESIEQHLVTEDFYNPMLGLQKQGLGTLSFRKEWYLFDQIILSKNFKKKETEHEFLDVRIFNKRWLKTHKGKFKGSPFRTYIGPWYKGGFSDHFPIYATFLKK, encoded by the coding sequence ATGAAATATAGTAGAGAACAACTTCTAACCATTGCGTTTTATAATGTAGAGAATCTTTTCGATACAATTGACGATCCTTTTACAAATGATGATAAATATACTGCGAAAGGGGAACGCAAATGGACACACAAGAGATACCGAAGAAAACTTAAGAAAATTAGCTATGTTATTTCCCAAATAGGGAAGAAGGTGTCCAAGGAAACACCGGTTATTGTAGGTTTAGTTGAGGTTGAAAACACAAGAGTTTTAGAAGATTTAGTGGCTCAAAAAGATCTGAGAAATCACGGATATAGATATGTTCATTTTGATTCAAAAGATGAACGAGGAATTGATACTGCTTTACTTTACAGGGCACAATTCTTTGAGCCAGTTTCCAGTAAAAAGTTTCAATTTAATTTTCTTGATGAAGATGGTACAAAAGATCACACGAGAGATGTATTATTAGTGTCTGGATTTTTGAACGAAGAATTGGTTCATATAATAGTCAACCATTGGCCATCGAGAAGAGAAGGAGAAGAGGAAACTAGACCTAAACGCATACAGGCAGCAAAAGTTGTACAGAAGGCTGTTGAAGAGATAAGAAGTAAGGATTCTGAGGCAAAGATTATTATTATGGGCGATTTTAATGATAATCCTGATTCTGAAAGTATAGAACAACATTTAGTAACAGAAGATTTCTATAATCCAATGTTAGGGCTTCAAAAACAGGGATTGGGTACGTTATCCTTTAGAAAGGAGTGGTATTTATTTGATCAAATTATTTTATCGAAAAACTTCAAGAAAAAGGAAACTGAACATGAGTTCTTAGATGTCAGAATATTTAATAAGAGATGGTTGAAAACACATAAAGGAAAATTTAAAGGTAGTCCATTTAGAACTTATATTGGGCCGTGGTATAAAGGCGGTTTCTCTGACCATTTTCCTATTTATGCAACTTTCCTTAAGAAATAA
- a CDS encoding Lrp/AsnC family transcriptional regulator yields the protein MVDQIDQLILNALNYNSRISFADIGRKINLSPSAVRERIQKLEDHEIIKNYTAEIDYSKVGYGIEAFIILKLHSGKLKLFLNESKKYKEIKKAYRITGSQNIHMKVVLKNQLHLQEFIDQLIDYGDTTTHLILSEIKSN from the coding sequence ATGGTAGACCAAATAGATCAATTAATTCTAAATGCTTTGAATTACAATTCTAGAATATCTTTTGCCGACATTGGCAGAAAAATTAACCTATCACCTTCTGCCGTAAGAGAGAGAATACAGAAACTTGAAGATCATGAAATCATAAAGAATTATACCGCAGAAATAGATTATTCCAAAGTTGGTTACGGAATTGAGGCTTTTATAATACTGAAGTTGCATAGTGGAAAACTGAAACTCTTTTTAAACGAATCAAAAAAATATAAGGAAATAAAAAAAGCTTATCGCATCACAGGTTCTCAGAATATCCACATGAAAGTTGTACTTAAAAATCAATTACACTTACAAGAGTTTATAGATCAACTTATTGATTATGGAGACACCACAACTCACTTAATTTTATCAGAGATAAAAAGCAACTAA
- a CDS encoding YceI family protein yields MRKIIMLFVYFLSLSTLTFAQEKLNINIEKSTIKWIGEYTFHFGGHDGFINFKDGFFIKTKDVITGGEFIIDMNSITNTDIKNAEANKGLVNHLKDPDFFDVPKYPIAKLEITSVEYFENNKGRIHANMTIKGITKPIKFNTEFNYEKQEMFARFKIDRRDWNVSYKSKFKDGAISDAIGFEVTLKL; encoded by the coding sequence ATGAGGAAAATTATTATGCTATTCGTTTATTTCTTGAGTTTATCAACACTAACTTTTGCACAAGAAAAACTAAATATCAATATCGAAAAGAGTACTATTAAATGGATAGGTGAATACACGTTTCATTTTGGTGGTCATGACGGTTTTATCAACTTTAAAGATGGCTTTTTTATAAAAACAAAAGATGTTATTACTGGTGGTGAATTTATAATTGACATGAATTCCATAACCAATACAGACATTAAAAATGCCGAAGCAAATAAAGGATTGGTCAATCATTTAAAAGATCCGGATTTTTTTGACGTTCCTAAATATCCCATTGCAAAATTGGAAATTACCTCTGTTGAGTATTTCGAAAACAACAAAGGGAGGATTCACGCGAACATGACTATTAAAGGAATTACTAAACCTATTAAATTCAATACAGAATTCAATTACGAAAAGCAGGAAATGTTTGCTCGTTTTAAAATAGATCGTCGAGATTGGAATGTTAGCTATAAAAGTAAGTTCAAAGATGGTGCTATTTCAGACGCAATAGGTTTTGAAGTCACTTTAAAACTGTAA
- the prfA gene encoding peptide chain release factor 1 produces MLDKLQIVKQRYDEVSDLIIQPDIISDQKRYVQLNKEYKDLGKVVKKANEYETLLNNINEAKEIIADGSDAEMVEMAKMEMDEAKERIPVLEEEIKFLLIPKDPEDGKNAVVELRAGTGGDEASIFAGDLFRMYTKYCEGRGWKVSVVDYSEGTNGGFKEIQFEVSGEDVYGTLKFEAGVHRVQRVPQTETQGRVHTSAATCMVFPEAEEFDVEINPKDVRIDFFCSSGPGGQSVNTTYSAVRLTHIPTGLVAQCQDQKSQHKNKEKAFKVLRSRLYDLELAKKQAEDAAKRGSMVTSGDRSAKIRTYNYPQGRVTDHRIGLTLYDLQNIVNGDIQKIIDELMLAENTSKLKELGETI; encoded by the coding sequence ATGCTAGATAAATTACAGATAGTAAAACAACGCTACGATGAGGTTTCAGATTTAATTATCCAACCGGATATTATTTCTGATCAAAAGCGTTATGTACAACTAAATAAGGAATACAAAGATTTAGGTAAAGTTGTGAAAAAAGCGAATGAATATGAAACGCTTTTAAACAACATTAATGAAGCCAAAGAAATAATTGCTGACGGAAGTGATGCCGAAATGGTAGAGATGGCAAAAATGGAAATGGATGAAGCTAAAGAAAGAATTCCAGTTTTAGAGGAAGAGATAAAATTCTTGTTAATTCCTAAAGATCCTGAAGATGGAAAAAATGCTGTTGTAGAATTAAGGGCAGGAACAGGTGGTGACGAAGCTAGTATTTTCGCTGGAGATTTATTTAGAATGTATACTAAATATTGTGAAGGAAGAGGTTGGAAAGTTTCTGTAGTTGATTATAGTGAAGGTACAAACGGTGGATTTAAAGAAATACAGTTTGAAGTTTCTGGTGAAGATGTATACGGAACTTTGAAATTTGAGGCTGGGGTACATCGTGTACAACGTGTTCCACAGACAGAAACTCAAGGACGTGTTCATACTTCGGCAGCAACATGTATGGTTTTTCCAGAGGCTGAAGAATTCGATGTTGAAATTAATCCTAAAGATGTACGTATTGACTTTTTCTGTTCGTCTGGACCTGGAGGACAATCGGTGAATACGACATATTCTGCGGTTCGTTTAACACATATACCAACAGGATTAGTTGCACAATGTCAGGATCAGAAATCACAGCATAAGAATAAAGAGAAAGCCTTTAAAGTATTACGTTCTAGATTATATGATTTAGAGTTGGCTAAGAAACAAGCCGAAGATGCAGCGAAAAGAGGTTCAATGGTAACATCGGGAGATCGTTCTGCTAAAATTAGAACGTATAATTATCCTCAAGGTCGTGTTACAGATCATAGAATTGGTTTAACATTATACGATTTACAAAATATTGTAAATGGAGATATTCAGAAAATCATTGATGAATTGATGTTAGCAGAAAATACTTCTAAACTGAAAGAATTAGGAGAAACAATATAA
- a CDS encoding AIR synthase related protein: MSQEVSKRYAQRGVSASKEDVHNAIKNIDKGLFPKAFCKIVPDYLTNDDEHCLIMHADGAGTKSSLAYMYWKETGDVSVWKGIAQDALIMNIDDLLCVGATDNIMLSSTIGRNKNLIPGEVISAIINGTEELIEELKGFGVTIHSTGGETADVGDLVRTIIVDSTVTARMKRSDVIDNANIKAGDVIVGLESFGQATYEKEYNGGMGSNGLTSARHDVFNKYLADKYPESFDAAVPSELVYSGNVKLTDEVENSPIDAGKLVLSPTRTYAPIIKAILSKFNADKVHGMVHCSGGAQTKILHFVDNVHVVKDNMFEIPPLFKLIQEQSKTDWKEMYQVFNCGHRMELYVSPEVAEEIITISKSFNVDAKIIGRVEASESKKLTIKSEYGTFEY; this comes from the coding sequence AGAAGTTTCTAAACGATATGCACAAAGAGGTGTTTCAGCATCAAAAGAAGATGTGCATAATGCAATTAAAAATATTGATAAAGGTTTATTTCCAAAAGCCTTCTGTAAAATTGTTCCAGATTACTTAACAAATGATGACGAGCATTGTTTAATTATGCATGCTGATGGTGCGGGAACAAAATCATCATTAGCCTACATGTATTGGAAAGAAACTGGAGATGTTTCTGTGTGGAAAGGAATAGCTCAAGATGCACTGATAATGAATATAGATGATTTATTATGTGTAGGAGCGACAGACAATATTATGCTTTCTTCAACTATAGGAAGAAATAAAAACTTAATTCCTGGTGAAGTAATTTCTGCAATTATTAACGGTACTGAAGAATTAATTGAAGAGCTAAAAGGTTTTGGCGTTACCATTCATTCTACAGGAGGTGAAACTGCCGATGTGGGAGATTTAGTAAGAACAATTATTGTTGATTCGACAGTAACGGCTAGAATGAAAAGATCAGATGTAATTGACAATGCCAATATCAAAGCTGGAGATGTAATCGTAGGATTAGAATCTTTTGGTCAAGCTACGTACGAAAAAGAATACAATGGAGGAATGGGAAGTAATGGTTTAACTTCTGCTCGCCATGATGTATTTAATAAATATTTAGCTGATAAATATCCTGAAAGTTTTGATGCGGCTGTGCCATCTGAATTGGTATATTCTGGAAATGTGAAGTTAACTGATGAGGTTGAAAACTCTCCAATAGACGCTGGTAAATTAGTATTATCTCCAACAAGAACATACGCACCAATAATTAAGGCAATTTTATCGAAATTTAATGCAGATAAAGTACACGGAATGGTACACTGTTCAGGAGGTGCGCAAACAAAGATTTTACACTTTGTTGATAATGTACATGTAGTTAAAGATAACATGTTCGAAATTCCACCATTATTTAAATTGATTCAAGAACAATCTAAAACAGATTGGAAAGAAATGTATCAAGTGTTTAATTGTGGGCATAGAATGGAATTATATGTTTCTCCAGAAGTTGCGGAAGAAATTATTACAATTTCAAAGTCATTCAATGTTGATGCTAAGATTATTGGTCGAGTAGAGGCTTCAGAAAGTAAAAAGCTTACAATAAAGAGTGAATACGGTACTTTCGAATACTAG
- a CDS encoding sulfite exporter TauE/SafE family protein, which translates to MALSVFLVLVLAVFLGFFIQTVVGFAGALVALPILLIVMNLQDAIAYLALFYLYSSAILVVKEWKNIDKPVLLKLTIATIIGVTLGIWILQYGKPLVLKKMLGAFILLYVIYTMFFVKATNERKTRFSFVFGLAGGFFSGLFSTGGPLYVMVVKNTVVDMRTFRATMIGVLGLITITRVPILYAQNILTHNHFYNSLFIVPSFLLATFLGKSLYSKLNEDVLKNIVLCLLFISGVVLLIKN; encoded by the coding sequence ATGGCTCTAAGTGTTTTTTTAGTGTTAGTACTGGCCGTATTTCTTGGCTTTTTTATTCAAACTGTTGTTGGTTTTGCCGGAGCATTAGTTGCGTTGCCTATTTTATTAATAGTCATGAATTTACAAGATGCCATTGCTTATTTAGCATTATTCTATCTGTATTCGAGTGCAATTTTAGTTGTTAAGGAATGGAAGAATATCGATAAACCAGTATTGCTAAAACTAACTATAGCGACTATTATTGGAGTAACTTTGGGAATTTGGATATTACAGTATGGAAAACCTTTAGTTCTGAAAAAAATGTTAGGAGCATTTATTTTACTATACGTTATTTATACAATGTTTTTTGTTAAAGCTACCAATGAAAGGAAAACTCGATTTAGCTTCGTATTTGGCTTAGCTGGAGGTTTCTTCTCAGGATTGTTTTCAACTGGTGGACCGTTGTATGTGATGGTGGTAAAAAATACGGTTGTTGATATGAGAACTTTTAGAGCTACAATGATTGGAGTTTTGGGTTTGATAACAATTACTAGAGTACCAATTTTGTATGCACAAAATATTCTAACTCATAACCATTTTTACAATTCATTGTTTATAGTACCGTCGTTTCTATTGGCAACATTTTTAGGAAAATCTTTGTATAGCAAGTTAAATGAAGATGTATTAAAAAATATTGTACTTTGCTTGCTCTTTATATCAGGTGTGGTGCTGCTTATTAAGAATTAG